Genomic segment of Thiomonas sp. FB-Cd:
TTTGCCACTCCGATTGCGAACATGCCCGAAGCCGTGCAACTGCTGACTTATTTCAACCCAATGCGTTATTTCCTGATCATCGTCCGCGGTGTATTTCTCCAAGGCGACAGCGTGCACATGCTATTGCCGCAGTACGGGCCACTGGCGCTGATCGGCTTGGCAAGCATGGCCGCTGCCGCTTGGCTGTTTCGACACCGCATGGCCTGAAGCGGCGGTGCTGTGTCCATTCCGGAGAGATGAACGTGATTCGTATCCTGCTGATCGAGACGCTGCTCTTTGGTTTACTGGGTGCCGTCGTGTTCCGGCTGCTGTTTGCCTTCATTCGGCGGCTTGGCATCGTGTGGCTGCTGAGCCTCGTCGCCGCACTGGGTGTCAGCTTTACGGTATCGGGCTCGCTGGATCCGCGCCTGTTGCGCGAGTGGGGCAGCGCATCCGCAAGCGTATCGCCGCTGCTGATACGGGCCCTGCGAGCCCTGGCGTGGCTCGCGGGTGCCGTGCTGGCGCAGTTCGCCGTGGCCAGACGCGCCAGGCTTGGCCTGGAGCCACCGCCGGACTTGCCGCCGGGGGATGTCTGAGACTGGATGTGTTCCCGGCGTGGGCAAGGGCAATGCCGCGTGTGCTTGGAAGGGATGCGCTTCACCGCAAAGGGCCGTGCCTGAGATAGAACACGTGTGCGCCATATGGGGCGATTTTCCAAGGCCGCCATTGGTACAGGTGCGTCGATTGGGGAAAACGCATATGCAGCAGCAACAGCGACGCGCGCGACGAGGGCGTGTCTCGTCGTTGAGTGAGAGCGTTGGCGTGCGTGCAACGGTTGGGCGCAAAGCCGTGATCGGAAATCGCAGCGGCCGCTTCGCCCATCGCGCTCGAATGGGGGAGGGGCGTGGGCTGATGAAACGAAGCGATGTCATGCAAGGCGGCGAACATCACGCCGCGCACTGAAGGCCGTGCGTGCTGCGTGGGAGTGGCTGCAAAGGCCGGATAGAAGGATCCGGGCCTTGCCCCGTCGTCAGTGCGAGGTCCGATTGTGGAATGCGAGATCGAGCGTTAGGAATCGGCGCGCTACACAACAGCCTGAGCTCCCAAAACCCTGCGCGATCAACGTCCCTGGGCCACGATCCAGCGGCCAATCTCGGGCCATACATCCCTGAGCGTGCGCGCGCCCATGAACAGACCCACATGCCCTCCCGGGACCATGCGCTTTTTAGTCTTGTCCTTGGGTGTGCTGCAAAGCGCCTCGGCAGCGAAAACCTGCTGGTGACCGGTGATGTCGTCGCTTTCCCCGGCGAGCAGATAGAGGGGGCAGGTGATGGCCTTAAGGCTCAGCGTGCGACCGAGCGCGACATACTTGCCTTTGGCCAGAAAATTGCGCTTGAATAGTTGATCAATCACCTGCAGGTACCAGCGGCCGGGTAGGTCAAGCGGATTCTCGTACCAGCGTTCGAACGCCTCTGTCTTGGACAGCCAGATGGGGTCGTCGATGTGCTCGTAAAGATCGATGTGCTCCTGCACGTAATGCTGCTCGGGGTGCATGTTCTTCCATCCAGCGAGCATGTATTTGCCGAGCATCAGCCCGCCGCCGGAGGCCACGAGATCTTCATAGAAGCTCATCGGGCTGGCCTTGACCATTTTCACCAGTGAACCATTGCCTGCGTGGGTGTCGATCGGCGAGCCGGCCAGCACCAGGCTGGCGATCTTCTCGGGAAAGCGCGCCGCCAGCATCGCCGCTGTCCACCCACCTTGACACAGGCCAACCAAGTTGACGTGACCACCCAGATCATCGATGCAAGCCAGCAGCTCGGCCAGGTATTGATCAACTTCCAGGTCTTTCATGTCGGGCGTGGCACTGTGCCAGTCGGTAAGGAACAACCGGTTGACGTTGGCGCCGCGCAGGGTCTGCATCAAGCTCTGGCCTTGGTGGTAGTCGGCGATCATCGAGGTGTGGCCGGCATACGGCGCAATCACCAGCGTCGCAGCGCCCGTGGCATCCGGCGCCGAATAGTCACACAGCGTCAGCGTGCGCAGCTTGAGCCGCTCGGTATGCGCCGTGGCAAGGTGCGGCTTGAGGCCGCCGTGCAGGCGCGACTCCTCGGCGACAAACTTGACGTTGCGGGCGAGAAGATCCATGCCCTGCTCAGCCATATCAGCGGCCAGTTGCACGGGCCAGAAAATAGGCACGTTGATGTTCGGCACCTTCGATGGCTGCTTGGTCGCCTGGGTCATAACGATAGTCCTCCCGCCATCAAACGATGGCAAAACGTTTGAACACGATGTGCTTGGCCTGATCAAGCGCCAGTGCGAACACCAAGACACACGCGATGAGCGCGGCGATTAGCCCCCAAGGCAGTGCAGCCATGAGTACGCCGAAGCCGGCCAAAAAGCTCACCACGAAGACGTCACCAAGGCTTGCAAGGAGCATCCAGCGCCCGGGCGCCAACGACCACAAGCGGCCGTCGCTGCGCAGCACATAGATACTCGCCTGGGTGGTGAAGACCAGGATCAGGAAGACGACGGTCTGCAACTGCGGCGCAGAAAGCCCTAGGGTGGCATGTGTCCACCAGTAAAACGAAAATGAGAACGCAAGCGACAGCGCCGCGAACACGAGGGCCGCGGCGACCAGTTTGCGCACCTGCCAGCGCTGTGGACGCGGCGCGGGTTGCACGCGGTCAGTGGCGATCGTCATGGTGACGAAATCATTGGTGAACAGCAGCAGTACGATCAGCGTGGGCGAGATGACGAAGCGTCCCGTGAGCCACAAGCCCAGAGTGAGGAAGACAACGATTTCGAAGGTCTTGAGAGTCTTGTTCAATGTGTAGGTGAGCATACGCCGGTGCACTTCGCGCCCGGTGCGCACCACGGTGAGCACACCGGACAGGCCCGGGTCGGTGAGCACCACACCGGCGGCAGCCTTTGCCACATCGGTCGCGCTGGCCACGGCCACGCCAAGCTCCGCCTGACGCAGTGCCGGAGCGTCGTTGACGCCGTCGCCGGTCATGCCGGTGACGTGGCCGTTGCGCTGCAGCGCCTGCACGATGGCGTGTTTGTCCTCGGGCAGCACACGGGCGAACAGATCACAGTTTTCTGGGTCGCGCAGCGCGTCGCCCTTTGCCTCGCATACGCGTGTGCCGAGGCCCAGCGCAGCACCGATGGCGCGCGCGGTTTCCAGTGCATCGCCTGTGGCCATGCGTACGCGCACGCCGAGAAGCGTGAGTTGGGCGATCAGGTCGGCGGCGTCCGGGCGCGGCGGATCGGATAAGCCGACGAGGCCGAGGAGCTGCAATGCATCATCGTTCCCCGCCGCAACCGCCAGCACGCGCGCGCCCCGGGCGGCGAGCTGTGTTTGCGCGGCGTCGAGCGCGCCCTGTTGCGCGCGATCGAGCCGGCAAAGGGGCCCGATAACGCTGGCCGCCCCCTTCAAGGCATGCCAAGGCTTGCCGTCGGCGAGGTACACGCCTTCGCTGCGGCGGGTGGCCGGGTCGAAAGGGTGAAAGGCTTGACGCAGCGGCGCACCCTGCAGAAGCCCTTGCTTGCGCGCTGGGTCGAGAACGGCCAGATCCAATGGATCCTGCGTGGCGTCGTCGCTGGCCAGTGCGGCAGCGTACAGCACCTGCTTGGCGTCGGTGCCCGCTGCCAAGGGCATCACGGCTTGCAGTGTGAGCGTGTTCTGTGTCAGTGTGCCGGTCTTGTCCGACACCAGCGTGTCCATCGCAGCGGCTTCTTCCACGGCCGGGAGCCGCGTGACCAGGACGCCCTTGTGCGCGAGTTGCATGCTGCTGATCGCAGTGGCCAGCGTATAGGTCGCCGGCAGCGCTACCGGGACGGACGCCACCAGAAGCATCAGCGCGAACACCGCGGTGTCCAGCATGGGCATATCGTGCGACAAGGCATAGGCGACGACGAGCACGACCAGAACCGCATCGAACACCACAAGTCGCTCGACAATACCGAAAATTGTGCGCTGCATATGACTCGGCGCGCTTGACGTGCGCACGAGTTCCGCGGTGCGGCCGAAAAAGGTATGTGCGCCCGTGCCCGTGACGATGCCGCTTGCCTCTCCTTGCCGCACGATGGACCCGGCGTAGGCCGATTTTCCAGGGCCAGCGTCCACCGGCAGCGATTCGCCGGTCAGTGCAGCCTGGTCGAGTGCCACGTCGCCTTCGAACAGTTGCAGGTCGGCTGGAACCAAGTCGCCAGCGCGTACGTGCACGACGTCTCCCGGCACCAACTGCTCGGCGGGGACAGTGCGCCAGACGCCGTCGCGCAGGACGCGGGCGTTGACGTGCAGTTGCTTGCGCAGCAAGGCCAGCGCGTCCTTGGCGCGCTGTTCCTGGGCGAAGGCGACCACCGCATTGAACAGCAGCAATGCGGCGATCACGATGGCCTCCGGGCCACGCCGCAACAAAACCTGCAGCACGATCACCGCTTCGAGCATCCACGGCACCGGCGCCCAGAACTTACCCAAAAATTGACGCCAAGCCGCGACTGCCTTATCCGGGATTGCATTAGGCCCCGACTGCGCCAGGCGCCGATTCACCTCGTCGTCGGTCAGGCCGCGCGTGCGATCGGTGGTGGCTGTTTCGGCAACGAAGGCTGCGGGGTTCATATGCAAGCGCTGAGCAGCGAGGTTATTTCACCCATGCCGCCCAGCCCAGAGACAGCAGCAGGGTAAAGGCCAGCCAAGCCGCCGCCGGCAGCATGGCCTTTTGCCTGGAGATGCCCAAAGCGTACCCCGCTTTGAGAAGATTGTTGCTTCCGGTTGCGATGAGCACAGCGGTGATCACCGCCGTTTCGGTCACCTGGAAATGTCCGGCCAGCAGTGAAAGCACGAAGGGATCAATGTCGGTGAACCCAACAAGGAAGCTCAGCACGTGCAAGCCGGTCGCTCCGAAGTGCTGCGTGACGAAGCTCGTGATGGCCGCGAAAGCCACGAAAAGTCCGGCGAACAGGAATGCAACGGGCAGGTCAAGTGGATTGGCGCTGTGTGCTCCAAGCGTCGCCCCGGGGGCTTGCGGCGCCTGTCGGCGGCCGCGTTGCCAAAGCCACCAGGTCACGCCAAGCGAGCCAGCCAGCAGCAAAGTGAACGGTAGTGCAAGGTGCAATGCCGCGGGCCAGTGCCCCAGTGCGACGATCACGATCCACAGCCTGACATACATCATCGCGGTCGCCAGGACGGTGGCCGCGGGCGCTTGTGCAGCGATGCCCGTGTCGAGTCGTGCTTGCCGCGCAAGCACGACGGTAGCTGCCGTGCTGGAATACACGCCGCCGAGAACGCCGGTGAGCAATGTGCCTGCTTTCGGAAACAAATAGGCGTGCGCCAGATAGCCCGCGTAAGAAATGGTGGAAATCAAGACGACGGCCATCCAGACTTTGGCGTAAGTGATGTCGACGAGGCCAGGGATCGGTGTGTTGGGCAGCAGCGGGAGAACGAGACCAGCCAGGATGAGGAACTTGACCAGGGTCACGCCCTCGGCCATCGGCATGGCGTCCGACAGGCGACGGATCAGCGGCTTTTCGGCGAGCATCAGAATGGCGACGATCAATACTGCGGCCACCAGCCAGTCGGGCTGCGTGAGCACAAGCGGGCCGAGCGCAAAGGCAAGCAAAGCAATGACCGAAGGCAACAGCGCGCCGCCCCCTTCCGCCCCAGCGGCGCCGTGCCGAGCCAGATCCACTGCGAGCCAAACCGCCAGCGCTGCCAGGCCCGCAAGGTAAAGCCCACGCGGCGAGGAGCCGTCGAGAAGCCAAAGCACGAAGCCCGCCGCGCCGATAAGGGTTAGCGTGCGTGTGGTGCCGAAGCCGATGCCTTCATCCTGCGCGCGGCGGTAGCTGTGCAGCTCAAGCCCGAGCACAAAGCTGAGCACCGCGGTGGCGGCGAATTGCAGGAGAAGCGGTGGTAGGGTACCGGTCATGCGTTCACCTTCCGGCCGTTACCGTCAGCAGGGCTGCGGCCTGCGCCGCCATCACGGCTTCTTCGTCGGTGGGCAGCGCAAGGACGGGGATGCGGCTGGCGCTTGAGGCGATATTCAGATTGCCATTCGCGTTCGCCTCGGCGTTGAGCGCCAAGCCCAACCAGGCAAGCCTCTGCACCACGGCGGCCCGGATCATGGGTTGATGGGTGCCAATTCCACCGGTGAACACCAGTGCGTCGAGCCCGCCCAAAGCGGCAACCACCGATCCCATCTGGCGCACGATACTGGCCACGAACACGTCGATGGCTTGCTGGGATCGCGGGTCCTTGCTGGCGAGCAGGTCGCGTGTGTCAGCGCTGATCTCCGACACACCGAGAAGTCCGCTTTGCTTGTAGAGCAGGTCGCTGACTTCTTCCGGTCGCATGCCATCGTGCTGGAACCACTGCAGCACAAGGCCCGGGTCGAGCGCGCCGCAGCGTGTGCCCATCACCAGTCCGTCAAGCGCCGTAAACCCCATTGTCGTCGTAACGCTTTGAAGGCTGCGCATGCCACACAGGCTTGCGCCACCGCCTAGATGCGCGACGACCACGGCTCCATGCGCCTGCTCGCCGAGCACGGCAGGAAGGCGCCGGCTAATGGCGTCATACGACAGGCCATGAAAGCCATAGCGCTGGTAGCCCCGCTCATGCCAAACGCGTGGAATCGCGTAGCGCCGCTCGGCATCAGTGTGGTTTGCATGGAACGCGGTGTCGAAACAGGCCACCTGCGTCGCGTCGGGCAAGATGGCTTGTGCCGCTTGCACGCCCGCAAGACCAGGGCCCTGGTGCAGCGGCGCGAGGCTTGTGAGGTCCTGCAGATCAGCGAACACGCCGGGCGTGATGCGCACGGCTTGGTTGTAGCGCAGTCCTCCGTGAACGATGCGATGCGCCACAACCGTGGGGCGTGGCGCATCGCACGCTCGCATCAGCCAATCGATAAGCCAGGTGGTTTCGCCGCCGATGTCGCCGCGCAGCGCATTGGGCGCCTCAGTGCGGGAGGGCTCGCCGGTTCGGCTATAGGTCAAAGTGGGTTTGCCGTCTGGCGCGTCGATTTCACCACGCAGAGTCGCGGTCGGAAGGCCCGAGGCACCGCGGGCGATGGCGTGATCGAACAAAGCGAACTTGAGGCTGGCCGAACCCGCATTGAGGCTGAGTACCGAGGAGCTCATGCAGGCACCATCGTGCTGGTTGCCAGAACCAGAAGCACGGCCAGTGCGCACGATGCCATGCGCGCATCCGAAAGGTCGGCCCTGCTGGTGAGCACGACGGGCACGCGCGTGCCCAATACGATACCCGCGACCTTGGCCTCGGCGAGATACTCCAGCTGTTTTGCGAGCATGTTGCCCGCCTCCAGATCGGGTGCCACAAGGATGTCGGCTTGACCGGCAACGCTCGAGACAATGCCTTTGGTATCCGCGGCGCGTTTGGACACGGCGTTGTCGAATGCGAGCGGGCCGTCGAGCAGGCCGCCCGTGATCTGTCCGCGGTCCGCCATCTTGCACAGGGCCGCTGCATCAATCGTGGAGGGAATCTTGGGGGTGACGGTTTCCACTGCCGAGAGAATGGCGACCCGGGGCTGTGCGATGCCAAGTGCATGCGCCAGATCGATCGCGTTTTGGACGATGTCTCGCTTGGCTTCCAGATCTGGCGCGACGTTGACCGCCGCATCGGTAAGCAGCTGCAAGCGGGGTTGGCCCACGGCATCGATCACGAACACATGGCTGATGCGCCGTGCCGTGCGCAGTCCCGTTTGCGGATCGACTACGGCATGCATGAGCTCATCCGTGTGCAGCGACCCCTTCATCAATGCCTGTACCTCTCCCGTGCGCGCCATGGCTACCGCTTTTTCAGCCGCGGCATGACTGTGCTCGGTCGCCACCAAGGGATAGGCCGTGAGATCAATGCCAGCGGCAGCGGCAGCGGCGCGCATTTTGGCTTCCGGGCCCACGAAAATCGGGCGGATCAGCCCCGCCATCGCCGCGTCCACGGCGCCACCCAAGGAAACGGCATCCACCGCGTGCACCACAGCCATCGAGAGGGGTGGTCGCCCTGCCAATGCAGTGCGGGCCTGTTCAATGATTGCTCGCAGCTTTACGCCCGGGTCGCGCAGCTCCAGCCTGGGCAGATGCACGCGCGGGCGGCTGACCTTTTCAGTTGGCACGAGCACGTGGGCGGATCCCTCGACAACAGTTTCGTTGCGCTGATTGACCACGGTGCAGTGCAGGGTTGCGCGGGGCGCACGCTCGGCAATGGTGTCGATCGCCGTGACGGTCACCGTGACCCGCACGGTGTCGCCCAGGAACAACGGCTTGAGAAATTTCAGATCCTGGCTCAAGTACACCGTCCCCGGCCCTGGAAGCTGGGTGCCAAGGACATTGGAAATCAGCGCGGCCGACCACATGCCATGCGCCACCACCCTGTGGAAGGGATCGCTTGCCGCGAAGGTTGCATCCACGTGTGAAGGGTTCACATCCCCTGACATCAGCGCAAAGGTCTGCACTTCGTCCTCGGTAAAGTTTCGCGTCAGCGAAGCCGAGTTTCCAACCTGCAGTTCAGCAATGGGGTGGTTTTCGATGAGGTCGGCCATGGCATATCGGGGGTGGAGGTCCATGAGGTTCAGCGTTGCAGCACGTAACTGCCCGGCGCATCCATCAGCGGCTTCGCGCCTGCAACGCCCATGCGCGGCGGCGCAGTCATTTGGCTGCTGTGGGCACCCAGCCACGCACTCCAGCGCGGCCACCATGAACCATCTTCAGGCGTGGCCTGCGCCAGCCATTGCTCCGGCGCTTGAAAGGCGCTTCCATGCTTGTGCAACGCCCAGTGATAATGCCGCCGTGGGTGCCCCGGTTCGCTGACGATGCCAGCATTGTGACCGCCGCTGGTCAGCACGAAAGTTACCTCGCTGTGATCCAGCAGATGAATCTTGTATACGGACCGCCAGGGCGCAACGTGGTCAGCCTCTGTGCCGACGACAAACCACGGAAGCGGTACATCCTCCACCGTAACGGTCTGGCCGTCCACCTTCCAGCGCCCTTCAGCCAGGTCATTATTCAGATAGAGGCCGCGCAGGTATTCGCTGTGCATGCGAGCGGGCATGCGCGTGGCGTCAGCGTTCCAGGCCATCAAATCGTTTGGAGGACGGCGCTGGCCCATGAGGTAGTCGCGGGTGATGCGTGACCAGATCAGGTCATACGAGCGCAGCATCTCAAAGGCGCCGGCCATCTGCGTGGTGTCCAAATAGCCCTGCGCCCACATCATGTCTTCTAGGAAGCTCACCTCGCTTTCGTCGATGAACAAGGACAGCTCTCCAGGTTCGGTGAAATCGATCTGCGAGGCCAAAAGCGTAACGGTAGCGAGGCGCTCATCGTCCTTGGCCGCCAGGGCGGCGGCCGCGATGGATAAAAGAGTGCCGCCCAAACAGTAGCCGACGGCGTGTACCTTGCGCCCAGGCTGGATGCGTCCTACCGCGTCCAGCGCGGCTAGAGGGCCAAGCGCGAGGTAATCATCCATCCCGAGTTCGCGGTCCTCGGGGCCTGGATTCTTCCATGAGATCATGAAAACTGTGTGGCCCTGGTCGACAAGATACTTGACCATCGAGTTCTGGGGTGAGAGGTCGAGGATGTAGTACTTCATGATCCAAGCAGGTACCACCAGAAGCGGCTCGGCCCAAACCTGCGCGGTGGTTGGGCTGTATTGAATGAGCTCAATGAGCCGGTTTCGAAATACCACCTTGCCGGGGGTGAGAGCGACTTGCTTCCCTGGGAGGAAATTCTCCGTTCCAGCGCGGGGCTGGCCAGTCATGACACGTTGCAGATCATCCATCCAGGCCTTGGTGCCCTCGACCAAATTCATGCCGCCAGTCCTGAGCGTGGCATCGATGACTTCGGGATTCGTCAAAGGCGAATTGGTTGGTGCAAGCATGTCCAGCCATTGCCGAGCGGCGAAAGCAACCACCTGCTCATGATGCCTGGACACACCGCGCACGCCGGATGTGGCATTGCGCCACCAGTCTTCCTGTAACAAGAATGCCTGTTGAAGCAAATTGAACGGGTACCGTTGCC
This window contains:
- a CDS encoding DUF4010 domain-containing protein — protein: MTGTLPPLLLQFAATAVLSFVLGLELHSYRRAQDEGIGFGTTRTLTLIGAAGFVLWLLDGSSPRGLYLAGLAALAVWLAVDLARHGAAGAEGGGALLPSVIALLAFALGPLVLTQPDWLVAAVLIVAILMLAEKPLIRRLSDAMPMAEGVTLVKFLILAGLVLPLLPNTPIPGLVDITYAKVWMAVVLISTISYAGYLAHAYLFPKAGTLLTGVLGGVYSSTAATVVLARQARLDTGIAAQAPAATVLATAMMYVRLWIVIVALGHWPAALHLALPFTLLLAGSLGVTWWLWQRGRRQAPQAPGATLGAHSANPLDLPVAFLFAGLFVAFAAITSFVTQHFGATGLHVLSFLVGFTDIDPFVLSLLAGHFQVTETAVITAVLIATGSNNLLKAGYALGISRQKAMLPAAAWLAFTLLLSLGWAAWVK
- a CDS encoding alpha/beta fold hydrolase codes for the protein MTQATKQPSKVPNINVPIFWPVQLAADMAEQGMDLLARNVKFVAEESRLHGGLKPHLATAHTERLKLRTLTLCDYSAPDATGAATLVIAPYAGHTSMIADYHQGQSLMQTLRGANVNRLFLTDWHSATPDMKDLEVDQYLAELLACIDDLGGHVNLVGLCQGGWTAAMLAARFPEKIASLVLAGSPIDTHAGNGSLVKMVKASPMSFYEDLVASGGGLMLGKYMLAGWKNMHPEQHYVQEHIDLYEHIDDPIWLSKTEAFERWYENPLDLPGRWYLQVIDQLFKRNFLAKGKYVALGRTLSLKAITCPLYLLAGESDDITGHQQVFAAEALCSTPKDKTKKRMVPGGHVGLFMGARTLRDVWPEIGRWIVAQGR
- a CDS encoding bifunctional enoyl-CoA hydratase/phosphate acetyltransferase; translated protein: MDLHPRYAMADLIENHPIAELQVGNSASLTRNFTEDEVQTFALMSGDVNPSHVDATFAASDPFHRVVAHGMWSAALISNVLGTQLPGPGTVYLSQDLKFLKPLFLGDTVRVTVTVTAIDTIAERAPRATLHCTVVNQRNETVVEGSAHVLVPTEKVSRPRVHLPRLELRDPGVKLRAIIEQARTALAGRPPLSMAVVHAVDAVSLGGAVDAAMAGLIRPIFVGPEAKMRAAAAAAGIDLTAYPLVATEHSHAAAEKAVAMARTGEVQALMKGSLHTDELMHAVVDPQTGLRTARRISHVFVIDAVGQPRLQLLTDAAVNVAPDLEAKRDIVQNAIDLAHALGIAQPRVAILSAVETVTPKIPSTIDAAALCKMADRGQITGGLLDGPLAFDNAVSKRAADTKGIVSSVAGQADILVAPDLEAGNMLAKQLEYLAEAKVAGIVLGTRVPVVLTSRADLSDARMASCALAVLLVLATSTMVPA
- a CDS encoding plasma-membrane proton-efflux P-type ATPase, whose translation is MNPAAFVAETATTDRTRGLTDDEVNRRLAQSGPNAIPDKAVAAWRQFLGKFWAPVPWMLEAVIVLQVLLRRGPEAIVIAALLLFNAVVAFAQEQRAKDALALLRKQLHVNARVLRDGVWRTVPAEQLVPGDVVHVRAGDLVPADLQLFEGDVALDQAALTGESLPVDAGPGKSAYAGSIVRQGEASGIVTGTGAHTFFGRTAELVRTSSAPSHMQRTIFGIVERLVVFDAVLVVLVVAYALSHDMPMLDTAVFALMLLVASVPVALPATYTLATAISSMQLAHKGVLVTRLPAVEEAAAMDTLVSDKTGTLTQNTLTLQAVMPLAAGTDAKQVLYAAALASDDATQDPLDLAVLDPARKQGLLQGAPLRQAFHPFDPATRRSEGVYLADGKPWHALKGAASVIGPLCRLDRAQQGALDAAQTQLAARGARVLAVAAGNDDALQLLGLVGLSDPPRPDAADLIAQLTLLGVRVRMATGDALETARAIGAALGLGTRVCEAKGDALRDPENCDLFARVLPEDKHAIVQALQRNGHVTGMTGDGVNDAPALRQAELGVAVASATDVAKAAAGVVLTDPGLSGVLTVVRTGREVHRRMLTYTLNKTLKTFEIVVFLTLGLWLTGRFVISPTLIVLLLFTNDFVTMTIATDRVQPAPRPQRWQVRKLVAAALVFAALSLAFSFSFYWWTHATLGLSAPQLQTVVFLILVFTTQASIYVLRSDGRLWSLAPGRWMLLASLGDVFVVSFLAGFGVLMAALPWGLIAALIACVLVFALALDQAKHIVFKRFAIV
- a CDS encoding acetate/propionate family kinase codes for the protein MSSSVLSLNAGSASLKFALFDHAIARGASGLPTATLRGEIDAPDGKPTLTYSRTGEPSRTEAPNALRGDIGGETTWLIDWLMRACDAPRPTVVAHRIVHGGLRYNQAVRITPGVFADLQDLTSLAPLHQGPGLAGVQAAQAILPDATQVACFDTAFHANHTDAERRYAIPRVWHERGYQRYGFHGLSYDAISRRLPAVLGEQAHGAVVVAHLGGGASLCGMRSLQSVTTTMGFTALDGLVMGTRCGALDPGLVLQWFQHDGMRPEEVSDLLYKQSGLLGVSEISADTRDLLASKDPRSQQAIDVFVASIVRQMGSVVAALGGLDALVFTGGIGTHQPMIRAAVVQRLAWLGLALNAEANANGNLNIASSASRIPVLALPTDEEAVMAAQAAALLTVTAGR
- a CDS encoding alpha/beta fold hydrolase, encoding MQARRTLGLSPASLGLAAADWWTHLAASPGKRLALAGSALRNAAIYAEYCARAIAHRPGMGDTANCIAATPNDRRFADPGWQRYPFNLLQQAFLLQEDWWRNATSGVRGVSRHHEQVVAFAARQWLDMLAPTNSPLTNPEVIDATLRTGGMNLVEGTKAWMDDLQRVMTGQPRAGTENFLPGKQVALTPGKVVFRNRLIELIQYSPTTAQVWAEPLLVVPAWIMKYYILDLSPQNSMVKYLVDQGHTVFMISWKNPGPEDRELGMDDYLALGPLAALDAVGRIQPGRKVHAVGYCLGGTLLSIAAAALAAKDDERLATVTLLASQIDFTEPGELSLFIDESEVSFLEDMMWAQGYLDTTQMAGAFEMLRSYDLIWSRITRDYLMGQRRPPNDLMAWNADATRMPARMHSEYLRGLYLNNDLAEGRWKVDGQTVTVEDVPLPWFVVGTEADHVAPWRSVYKIHLLDHSEVTFVLTSGGHNAGIVSEPGHPRRHYHWALHKHGSAFQAPEQWLAQATPEDGSWWPRWSAWLGAHSSQMTAPPRMGVAGAKPLMDAPGSYVLQR